A single genomic interval of Aureliella helgolandensis harbors:
- a CDS encoding Gfo/Idh/MocA family protein — MHFVYKLDIFKLARLRCAAYCLATMLICNLSSSVACAQAAKPAQESETMILRIGIIGLDTSHATNFAKIINAPDAPAPFDQCHIVAAVAQGSRDIRSSVERVPGYTKTVQELGVEIVDSIDDLLPLVDAVLLESNDGKPHLEQVLPVLKAGLPVFVDKPLAASLVDTLAIFEAARTSGTPLFSSSSLRYAKAVQSARAGTLVGKVIGVDTFSPAPTEPSHPDFYWYGIHGVEPLVAAMGPGCATVSRTHTEGTDLLVCTWSDGRIGTVRGIRDGRHNYGGIIHGVEGEKPTGGYEGYAPLLVEIVKFFQSKEVPIASQETIEIYALMSAADASLEQNGAAVSLSELIAEAQAKVPARLAEFGWK; from the coding sequence ATGCACTTCGTTTATAAACTCGATATTTTCAAATTGGCCAGGCTCCGCTGCGCGGCCTATTGCCTAGCGACCATGCTGATCTGTAATCTATCCTCTTCCGTCGCATGCGCCCAAGCGGCCAAGCCGGCCCAGGAATCGGAAACCATGATACTTCGCATTGGCATTATCGGTCTCGACACGTCGCATGCCACCAATTTTGCGAAGATCATCAATGCACCGGACGCACCGGCACCCTTCGATCAATGTCACATTGTGGCGGCAGTCGCGCAGGGGAGTCGTGATATTCGCTCCAGCGTGGAACGCGTTCCTGGATATACCAAGACGGTTCAGGAGTTGGGCGTGGAAATTGTTGATTCCATTGACGACTTGCTGCCTCTCGTGGATGCCGTCTTGCTCGAGTCGAACGACGGTAAACCCCATTTGGAGCAGGTGCTGCCGGTTCTAAAAGCCGGGTTGCCAGTGTTCGTCGACAAGCCGTTGGCCGCGAGCCTGGTGGACACCTTGGCCATTTTCGAAGCCGCTCGGACCAGTGGCACACCGCTGTTTTCTTCCTCGAGTCTACGGTATGCCAAAGCAGTGCAAAGCGCACGGGCTGGTACCTTGGTAGGTAAGGTGATCGGAGTTGATACGTTTTCCCCCGCTCCGACCGAACCCTCTCACCCCGATTTCTACTGGTACGGAATCCATGGAGTTGAGCCACTGGTCGCAGCGATGGGGCCTGGGTGTGCAACGGTCAGCCGTACTCACACCGAAGGCACCGACCTCTTGGTGTGTACTTGGAGTGATGGTCGGATAGGAACGGTGCGCGGCATCCGTGACGGTCGCCACAACTATGGCGGAATCATCCATGGCGTTGAGGGAGAAAAGCCTACTGGTGGTTACGAGGGCTACGCACCACTGTTGGTGGAAATCGTAAAATTCTTCCAGTCGAAAGAGGTGCCCATCGCGTCTCAAGAGACGATCGAGATCTACGCGTTGATGTCGGCGGCGGACGCCAGCCTTGAGCAGAATGGCGCGGCAGTATCTCTGTCCGAGTTGATTGCGGAAGCTCAAGCCAAGGTGCCAGCACGCCTAGCCGAATTCGGCTGGAAGTAG
- a CDS encoding PVC-type heme-binding CxxCH protein produces MKYRLLLWTSLLVGSTIGPARAQEDYGKELPRIPATEPAQALASFEVADGFEIEQVAAEPLIASPVAIQWDATGGMFVCEMRGYSEDREAGISRITRLTDKDQDGIYDHSQIFADQLFWPTAIFPFDGGLFVGDAPNIFYFKDTDGDGVADSKQLVLTGFGTSNVQGLLNSFHWGLDNRIHVACSSVGGKVRRSDQAESEAIDVRGRDIAFDPRTFEFELTSGAAQHGMTFDDWGRKFVSSNSDHIQQVMYEDRYIGRNPWLSPPPSRMSIAADGPQATVFRRSPVEPWRIVRTRLRVNGTVRGIVEGGGRPAGYFTGATGVTIVRGDLWPQEMQGTAIVGDVGSNLIHRKRLEVAPGDSGGLQFVAERIDDNSEFVASTDIWFRPAQFENGPDGALYAVDVCREVIEHPASLPPEIKQHLDLTSGRDRGRIYRIAPQGAERRAFQALKQLTTAELVHQLTNPNAWQRETASRLLWERQDHAAIAPLRQLTVSAEMPQARLHALHALAGLDGLDAPILLTALQDPHSQLRKHAILLVEQALPELQKQVDIAARLIELAGDDSIEVRYQLAFSVGSLQLEQKTTVLEQLILRDVENRWMRAAVQSSLAQDAGPLFATLIENPDFRSPAAGGFLKDLAKQITAQNSEPELKTVVGVLPQLPPQDAPFALPILGEFLAGQQRSGSLLAKWAEAGELQDLDHTLNRMLSTMRPIATSQTAALPARIAAIDALRYGSYAQAETTLAGLLDHRQPSSVQHQAIRTLGSFANRQVSQPIIAAWPTLSPQLREAASEVLFSRPELSMSLFDAIDAKRIAITDISPARIKLAAESKDKQVRTRASQYVGTSGTEDRQEVIAAYQESLKSAGTADRGKQIFEKHCASCHRLNGVGHEIGPSLSAMKSRGADAILSNVLAPNMEVNPQYLNYILLNEDGQAMTGMISAESATSITLKRAEAATDTVLRVDIDSLKSTGQSIMPEGFEKSIDPQQMADLIAYILGSLAP; encoded by the coding sequence ATGAAATACCGTTTGCTACTTTGGACAAGCTTGCTAGTTGGCTCAACGATCGGCCCCGCGCGAGCCCAAGAAGACTATGGCAAGGAACTGCCGAGAATCCCAGCTACCGAGCCCGCTCAAGCACTGGCCTCTTTCGAAGTCGCCGACGGATTTGAGATCGAACAAGTCGCCGCCGAACCCTTGATTGCAAGTCCAGTTGCTATTCAGTGGGATGCAACGGGTGGAATGTTCGTCTGTGAAATGCGAGGTTACAGCGAAGACCGCGAGGCAGGCATTTCACGCATCACGCGGTTGACCGACAAAGACCAAGATGGAATCTACGATCACAGCCAGATCTTTGCAGACCAATTGTTCTGGCCAACGGCAATCTTCCCCTTCGATGGTGGTCTGTTTGTGGGAGACGCCCCCAACATCTTCTACTTCAAAGATACCGACGGCGATGGTGTGGCGGATTCTAAACAACTCGTCTTGACCGGATTTGGTACTTCCAATGTTCAAGGACTGCTCAATTCGTTCCATTGGGGACTGGACAATCGCATTCACGTTGCGTGCAGTAGCGTGGGAGGTAAGGTCCGACGATCCGATCAGGCGGAGTCCGAAGCGATTGACGTTCGTGGCCGAGACATTGCCTTCGATCCACGCACGTTCGAATTCGAGTTAACCAGCGGAGCGGCGCAGCACGGCATGACTTTTGACGACTGGGGACGCAAGTTCGTTTCGTCCAACAGCGATCATATTCAGCAGGTAATGTATGAAGACCGCTACATCGGTCGCAACCCTTGGCTAAGTCCCCCGCCATCGCGGATGTCGATCGCAGCCGATGGACCGCAGGCAACCGTCTTTCGCCGGAGTCCCGTGGAACCTTGGCGCATCGTCAGGACACGTTTGCGAGTCAATGGAACAGTCCGCGGAATCGTGGAGGGTGGCGGGCGTCCCGCGGGCTACTTTACCGGCGCTACCGGAGTAACCATCGTCCGTGGTGACCTCTGGCCGCAGGAGATGCAAGGCACTGCAATCGTGGGCGATGTTGGCAGCAATTTGATCCACCGCAAGCGATTGGAGGTCGCCCCTGGAGATTCCGGAGGTTTGCAATTCGTCGCTGAACGCATTGATGACAACAGTGAGTTCGTTGCTTCGACTGATATTTGGTTCCGGCCCGCTCAGTTTGAAAATGGCCCCGATGGAGCACTCTACGCGGTCGATGTTTGTCGCGAAGTGATCGAACACCCCGCCAGCCTTCCCCCGGAAATCAAACAACACTTGGACCTCACCTCCGGCCGTGACCGAGGCCGGATCTATCGCATTGCGCCCCAGGGTGCCGAGCGCCGCGCATTCCAGGCGTTGAAGCAGCTCACTACGGCGGAATTGGTCCATCAGCTGACCAATCCCAACGCTTGGCAACGCGAAACGGCCAGCCGCTTGCTGTGGGAACGCCAGGATCACGCCGCCATCGCCCCTCTGCGACAATTGACGGTCAGTGCCGAAATGCCTCAAGCTCGGCTACACGCGCTTCACGCCTTAGCCGGACTCGATGGCCTTGACGCCCCAATCCTACTCACCGCACTTCAGGACCCGCATTCGCAGCTCCGCAAGCACGCGATCCTCCTGGTTGAACAAGCTCTGCCAGAGCTGCAGAAGCAAGTCGACATCGCAGCTCGCCTCATCGAGCTCGCGGGGGATGACTCGATTGAGGTCCGCTACCAACTGGCGTTTTCAGTGGGATCGCTTCAGCTTGAACAAAAGACAACCGTACTGGAGCAACTCATTCTCCGCGATGTAGAGAATCGCTGGATGCGGGCCGCCGTGCAAAGTTCACTTGCGCAAGATGCTGGCCCCCTATTCGCGACTCTGATCGAAAATCCTGACTTCCGAAGTCCGGCAGCTGGCGGTTTTCTTAAGGATCTAGCCAAGCAGATTACTGCGCAGAATTCCGAACCAGAGTTGAAAACGGTGGTGGGTGTCCTGCCGCAACTTCCCCCGCAAGACGCCCCGTTCGCGCTGCCCATTCTTGGCGAATTCCTTGCCGGACAACAGCGCTCGGGTAGCCTGCTCGCCAAGTGGGCCGAAGCGGGAGAATTGCAAGATCTTGACCACACTTTGAATCGCATGTTAAGCACCATGCGTCCCATTGCAACCAGCCAAACAGCAGCTCTACCTGCTCGAATTGCTGCCATCGATGCCTTGCGTTACGGCTCCTATGCACAGGCTGAGACAACGCTGGCCGGTCTGCTAGACCACCGCCAGCCGAGCTCCGTGCAGCATCAAGCAATTCGTACGCTGGGGAGTTTTGCGAATCGCCAAGTCTCACAACCGATTATCGCCGCATGGCCCACCTTGAGCCCTCAACTGCGTGAGGCCGCCAGCGAAGTTCTATTCTCTCGTCCTGAGCTGAGCATGTCTTTGTTTGATGCGATTGATGCGAAGCGGATTGCGATTACTGACATTTCCCCCGCTCGCATCAAGCTGGCTGCTGAGTCGAAAGACAAGCAGGTCCGTACACGAGCCAGTCAATATGTGGGAACATCCGGGACCGAAGATCGCCAGGAAGTCATCGCAGCTTATCAAGAGTCCTTGAAATCTGCTGGCACCGCTGACCGCGGCAAACAGATATTCGAAAAGCACTGCGCGAGCTGCCACCGCTTGAACGGTGTGGGGCATGAAATTGGGCCCAGCCTGTCGGCTATGAAGTCCCGTGGAGCTGATGCCATCCTGAGCAATGTCCTCGCCCCCAACATGGAAGTGAATCCTCAGTACTTGAACTACATCTTGCTAAATGAGGATGGCCAAGCCATGACCGGCATGATCTCTGCAGAGAGTGCGACCAGCATCACACTCAAACGGGCCGAGGCTGCCACCGACACGGTATTGCGCGTCGATATCGATTCCCTAAAGAGCACCGGGCAGTCGATCATGCCCGAGGGATTTGAAAAGTCGATTGATCCCCAGCAAATGGCCGATCTCATCGCCTACATCCTGGGTTCTCTGGCCCCCTAG